A stretch of the Streptomyces sp. NBC_00078 genome encodes the following:
- a CDS encoding putative leader peptide → MVVDDVSDKAPSVLLVARLHVDLCRLNSAIC, encoded by the coding sequence ATGGTTGTGGACGACGTGAGCGACAAGGCGCCGAGCGTGCTGCTCGTGGCGCGGCTGCACGTCGACCTGTGCAGGCTGAACAGCGCCATCTGTTGA
- a CDS encoding Mov34/MPN/PAD-1 family protein → MLTITQALVDQIVAHARKDHPDEACGVVAGPAGSDRPERFIPMLNAAMSPTFYEFDSGDLLKLYREMDDRDEEPVVIYHSHTATEAYPSRTDISYANEPGAHYVLVSTADTDGLGDFQFRSYRIVEGEVTEEEVTVVEAY, encoded by the coding sequence ATGCTGACCATCACCCAGGCCCTCGTCGACCAGATCGTCGCGCACGCGCGCAAGGACCACCCCGACGAGGCGTGCGGCGTCGTCGCGGGCCCGGCCGGTTCGGACCGCCCCGAGCGCTTCATCCCGATGCTGAACGCGGCCATGTCGCCCACGTTCTACGAGTTCGACTCCGGTGATCTGCTCAAGCTCTACCGCGAGATGGACGACCGCGACGAGGAGCCGGTGGTCATCTACCACTCGCACACGGCGACCGAGGCCTACCCCTCCCGCACCGACATCTCGTACGCCAACGAGCCGGGCGCCCACTACGTCCTGGTGTCGACCGCGGACACCGACGGCCTCGGCGACTTCCAGTTCCGCTCGTACCGCATCGTGGAGGGCGAGGTCACGGAGGAGGAGGTCACGGTCGTAGAGGCGTACTGA
- a CDS encoding MoaD/ThiS family protein: MAIEVRIPTILRTYTDGQKAVEGNGDTLAELFADLETRHSGIQARIVDAGELRRFVNVYLNDEDVRFLEGINTKLADGDNVTILPAVAGGMA; the protein is encoded by the coding sequence ATGGCCATCGAGGTCCGCATCCCCACCATCCTCCGCACCTACACCGACGGCCAGAAGGCGGTGGAGGGCAACGGGGACACCCTCGCAGAGCTGTTCGCCGACCTCGAGACCCGGCACTCGGGCATCCAGGCCCGCATCGTGGACGCCGGCGAGCTGCGCCGCTTCGTCAACGTCTACCTGAACGACGAGGACGTCCGCTTCCTCGAAGGCATCAACACCAAGCTCGCCGACGGCGACAACGTGACGATCCTGCCGGCCGTGGCCGGCGGCATGGCCTGA